One genomic window of Stigmatopora nigra isolate UIUO_SnigA chromosome 13, RoL_Snig_1.1, whole genome shotgun sequence includes the following:
- the stard9 gene encoding uncharacterized protein stard9, which translates to MANVKVAVRVRPLNARERADGGKLAVQVDDKFVRIQNVKLDPRADHAVDSREKLLEFGFDYCYWSADPEDPHCASQEEVFQDLGVSVLTGASEGYNICLFAYGQTGSGKTYTMMGTPDCIGLTPRICQGLFRSQDSLPDEQNSSRVEISFLEIYNERVRDLLASSEQKKRTSLRVREHPEKGPYVQDLSQHVVSDYQQAVDLLEAGIANRITAATHNHDASSRSHAIFTIQYTQAILENQRPSETISKINLVDLAGSERADPNYCRDRLTEGSNINKSLVTLGIVISALAQNSQMTSSCQSINSVASEGDGSTVGSHSSFLSGGGSAGRRHCFVPYRDSVLTWLLKDSLGGNSKTIMIATVSPSASSYNETLSTLRYAAHARNIVNKPRVNEDANVRLIRELREEIDRLKNMLLNCEMQRDPSPSLSDEKDGTLSDMVLQNELEVEQLTKDWSESWRDKRQLLEQYSVDINRDRAGVLINSMRPHLIALDGDVLSTGVVIYHLVEGVTLIGPRDQLGELQKGLTNCEIQNDGGVVTLRPLPGCSCLLNDREVTEPCRLAQGMVITLGGLYKFRFNHPSEAAVLRERRRASEGTDIDLGYTTPDQSPSGKEEGLPAGFLSPVEESNAKRRVEEQQCYVESLRHEMRSEQRRAEKELEVDQAYLRHQHNEIQQWIVQEKRNLTIQTDSQPESLLERLTRYVSDDLDSQIGDCLSIVDRVRKKVVQEELVKQHALCRAECRFRRKKLQFQLERIARKRHLLEAKKELQCLEKSLPQNAESPEEGSPPKTFSRRPSLSADLVSRLYPQHTPIFRHFLKRNKSIELNSNSIFPVCFSTRKWLSDECLPRERTKSCSGSVPSGLNQSFQGRGRSKPVKNSQERPHRQCAERKPLLPQRQLSFKNRSDHNTAVTPKLPVCVTVKPLGKENTARRIDMPTIPCVDVKIQTHCDDNGKALHSSAGGKSLGHPPTDVSSNPRVDEKIAIRFPRSNGDVGVMRESTIKTGTSFEELEQRLPIESLRRWHSTEALMNKTSHWLERQQRWKYKCEWKAEDEQHEEVSDSESLSSLDSLSSLYATALAQRLKDEMDQSEADSEDSKMSKDSLALAKYSSGKHSCRKVATTYSLVRDFPCSNSRVEVGQDSCIGQPEVNPAQIHSKEQVSQKFALGNVARSTDDKIGETIPPAFNVARLSDNLELLVDDHSTCEVANYSHIYRDSSSSQKDSSSKQSLPAVTNLSGGLSPSQGHNLRDCDLMSQNEKEESDRVTECMIVEPLPIKFEDDFATNLHTSGCQTIFVGHGQAFTQDFSGSFPASQVKLDVTLQQSDVSGHGITKHHSLTKAEISKETDTKDVDAAYVTVQHQSVCKYSRKRNKEQQEACLESLKFPKRSPSPPEIQEEIGSGSNSSSISKIEHYDLEISNFGIISTRVSDPLQKTLEKSSHSPVEERKANLVKKVNSNITEISSQIANSGKRHCCQSEAICSAIDLRISEVVQEHLKRAFLGNSSNQNSLSQRVVSDCEDQRLKQINALMLDNPSDRVLDLANNGEAAQKKLGPSELKTLPTLPKLESEPTDHGMSGCCTNANADKNTPDRFEDHLSKNDRAKIVERQCCLHPAVPLPCQRVIPEAPYHMETMSSVNCSPSCNPQLQKEAVYPVKLPSDGGLFPHATKENKPSVKVQDQHSSPCLNDHCHACVDNGDYDTTNKSQGCQHKGDQAQVKHKGPCLKNQSEESFEVLNDEKRKNTSNCRSEMIHVGTQCHSNLLLKMNKYKRFRRTKIVSPSSSSPTSSSEEDQTSSKRSSTQVKPDTQSETPIRRSNAESSKVNTKVELINEVRLFRKRLSLPSHAISPKPNNCQNEVKSQESQMNFVSSDINPFMHQWQDNYQSCCKKAFGSATDLSLDLSPLLNVTEKRITRCHSVENGLNRQNSPFNSHLSTYAAHKELSSTLSSIEQAVNTTSSSGFVNSSDPELAHSVVQRTTNEHGIQTELVHPTNPQIRENHKRIHTDVPKCQVPVNESLTWASMENMSVHLSKLIHSTSDLLEDVQVLRMGHNSKLSSRSISNISLDCPSQTALDVGVQTERLRTPGNMEDLQRSKSHEVNVTLRVIGAEVVSSDKDSLSLVRTKTADKEDRPLNFFQTGTAYLNPLPVVHQKQLRSPLIKKTLPEKLHQHNDTPDNWWMPNRCQESQTPLASSPPKPATTFTDRASSPIITVAVNQRLTFEQSDQTGRNGGKSFPESSYKSAKLNRDLYSGKSLENMSGIRGLGLKETGNYLKTSSMERISAPQNGNAHPLPKGQRKADSQVTKFKGIPSTHPAQQRSQMQPFSSNSVSTSPATSLTPSECSTDVLVNCKPIVSMDTDKLPEDLPLHNKFTNWSGINARLSRHSTCSDVAEMSTSNSDTRLREIQHLRQEREQVMASIGLCANSTPLSVELTEAKLHYGLGETDAQLKMLSLRFTESPKVNASTRTLGKPQLQESHHLSFEGFRESSIERPQTSRRARSLSPSRRHSGSPPATPDRQSKPDFTKTRVPMGSDGTYPLDIEHMLRDYGRAREEAMGEIAKARERLRERTEQEKRRLQQQALSPESKVDPRHGTRISNSTLCTGSSLSLSSGPTSGYNSSNTLQLQHGHKLKHGDTTAFLEDSEKVASRSFFSAKDIHIEPLMTSSPSSPPSCTRRRAASFGSSCSSLPTSYQDVTAVLISRALAEVRLASFGDLGNLVKGKASAGWRHQAEERGIQAYYRASSSPSAHAFLVAAELDGPPEHLWAVLRRPGNVQYYHPSVRTARTRPLDDSTHLVYILTDPSNCHLNRSRDFCCISTELKQGDDHVLAMQSVLDESLPPPSPESVRGHVMPSCWLLRSIRCGSSQREVTRVVFLLQIDLGTPSFLPQELGDLARKQATFVADLANAVALSSTVQNCDSSFCT; encoded by the exons TTGGACCCTCGCGCCGACCACGCCGTTGATTCCAGGGAGAAGCTCTTGGAGTTCGGCTTTGACTACTGCTACTGGTCGGCGGACCCCGAGGACCCCCACTGTGCGTCGCAGGAGGAG GTGTTCCAAGACTTGGGTGTATCGGTGCTGACTGGAGCTTCCGAGGGCTACAACATCTGTCTCTTTGCTTATGGCCAAACGGGATCTGGGAAGACGTACACCATGATGGGCACGCCG GACTGCATTGGTTTGACGCCTCGCATCTGCCAG GGCCTGTTCCGCTCTCAAGATTCGCTTCCCGATGAGCAGAACTCGAGCAGAGTGGAGATTAG TTTTCTGGAAATCTACAATGAGCGAGTGCGAGATCTGCTGGCCAGCAGCGAGCAGAAAAAGAGAACTTCACTAAGAGTCAGGGAGCACCCAGAAAAAGGGCCCTATGTGCAAG ATCTTTCCCAGCATGTTGTGTCAGACTACCAGCAGGCAGTGGACCTTCTCGAGGCAGGCATCGCCAATCGCATCACAGCGGCGACGCACAACCATGATGCCAGCAGCCGCTCTCACGCCATCTTCACCATCCAATACACGCAG GCCATACTTGAGAACCAGCGTCCTTCTGAAACGATCAGCAAGATTAATCTGGTCGACCTGGCTGGCAG TGAGCGAGCTGATCCCAACTACTGCAGAGATCGACTAACGGAGGGCTCCAACATCAACAAGTCACTGGTCACACTGGGCATCGTCATATCCGCGTTGG CCCAAAACTCCCAGATGACCAGTAGCTGCCAAAGCATCAACAGCGTGGCCTCGGAAGGCGACGGCAGTACAGTGGGAAGTCACAGTAGCTTCCTGTCTGGTGGAGGAAGTGCGGGGAGACGACATTGCTTCGTCCCCTACAGGGATTCAGTCCTCACTTGGCTGCTGAAGGACAGCCTGGGTGGCAACTCCAAGACGATTATGATCGCAA CTGTCTCACCCTCCGCCAGTAGCTATAACGAAACCCTCAGCACCCTGCGCTACGCCGCACATGCTCGAAATATTGTCAACAAGCCCCGTGTGAATGAG GACGCTAATGTACGCCTGATCCGAGAGCTGAGAGAGGAGATTGACAGGCTGAAAAACATGCTCCTCAACTGTGAAATG CAGCGCGATCCCAGTCCTTCCCTGAGTGACGAGAAAGACGGGACGTTGTCAGACATGGTACTGCAAAACGAGTTGGAG GTGGAGCAGCTGACCAAGGACTGGTCGGAGAGTTGGCGGGACAAGCGGCAACTACTGGAGCAGTACAGCGTGGACATCAACCGGGACCGTGCCGGCGTCCTCATTAACTCCATGCGGCCGCACCTCATCGCCCTGGATGGAGATGTCCTCAGCACTGGCGTGGTCATCTATCACCTTGTG GAAGGAGTTACCCTCATTGGACCACGAGACCAGTTGGGAGAATTGCAAAAAG GTTTGACCAACTGTGAGATCCAAAATGACGGTGGTGTGGTCACTCTCAGGCCACTGCCCGGTTGTTCCTGCCTACTAAATGACAGGGAAGTCACTGAACCCTGCAGACTTGCCCAAG GAATGGTGATCACTTTGGGAGGCCTTTATAAATTCCGTTTTAACCACCCATCAGAGGCAGCCGTCCTTCGGGAGCGCCGGCGG GCAAGCGAAGGGACCGACATTGATCTTGGCTACACGACTCCTGACCAAAG TCCTAGTGGAAAGGAAGAAGGGCTGCCTGCAGGGTTTTTGTCCCCTGTTGAGGAGTCTAATGCCAAAAGGCGTGTGGAAGAGCAGCAGTGCTATGTGGAAAGTTTACGCCACGAGATGCGTTCTGAGCAGAGACGGGCCGAGAAGGAGCTGGAGGTGGATCAGGCATACCTTCGACACCAGCACAACGAGA TCCAACAGTGGATCGTGCAGGAGAAGCGGAACCTCACCATTCAGACAGACTCCCAACCGGAATCCCTCCTGGAACGCCTTACAAGATATGTGTCAGATGATCTGGACAGTCAGATTGGGGATTGTCTGTCCATTGTTGACAGGGTCAGAAAGAAAGTGGTCCAGGAGGAGCTAGTGAAACAGCACGCCCTATGCCGTGCCGAGTGCCGCTTCCGCCGGAAAAAGCTGCAGTTCCAGTTGGAGAGAATCGCACGCAAGAGGCATCTTTTGGAAGCAAAAAAAGAATTGCAGTGTCTGGAAAAAAGCCTGCCCCAAAATGCGGAGAGCCCCGAAGAAGGGTCTCCACCAAAGACTTTTTCTCGGAGACCTTCTTTGTCTGCTGATCTTGTGTCCCGACTATACCCGCAGCACACCCCAATCTTCAG ACACTTCCTCAAAAGAAATAAATCCATAGAACTGAATTCAAACTCCATATTTCCAGTGTGCTTTAGCACCAGGAAATGGCTATCAGACGAGTGCCTTCCCCGGGAGAGGACTAAGAGTTGTTCTGGTTCAGTCCCCTCAGGACTAAACCAGTCCTTCCAAGGAAGAGGTAGATCCAAGCCAGTGAAAAATTCCCAAGAACGACCACACAGACAATGCGCTGAACGAAAACCTCTGCTGCCTCAAAGGCAACTGTCCTTTAAGAACAGATCGGACCACAACACAGCTGTTACACCAAAATTGCCCGTTTGTGTAACGGTAAAACCTCTTGGCAAAGAAAATACGGCACGTAGAATAGACATGCCAACAATTCCTTGCGTGGATGTAAAAATACAAACCCATTGTGATGATAATGGGAAAGCCTTGCACAGTTCAGCGGGAGGCAAATCATTAGGACATCCACCAACTGACGTTTCGAGCAACCCCAGAGTTGATGAGAAGATAGCAATTCGGTTTCCCAGAAGCAATGGAGATGTTGGAGTGATGAGGGAAAGTACAATTAAAACCGGCACATCTTTTGAAGAGCTTGAGCAAAGGCTTCCCATAGAGAGTCTGAGACGATGGCACAGCACGGAGGCTCTGATGAACAAGACAAGTCATTGGCTTGAGAGACAACAAAGATGGAAGTACAAATGTGAATGGAAAGCAGAAGATGAACAGCATGAAGAGGTCTCTGACTCTGAGAGCCTCTCTTCCCTTGATTCTTTGTCCTCGCTCTATGCAACAGCTCTGGCGCAGAGGCTGAAAGATGAAATGGACCAGAGTGAAGCAGATAGCGAAGACAGTAAGATGTCAAAAGACTCGTTAGCTTTGGCAAAGTATTCGTCTGGAAAGCACTCTTGCAGAAAAGTGGCTACGACATACTCTTTGGTGCGAGATTTTCCATGCAGTAATAGTAGAGTGGAGGTTGGTCAAGATAGTTGCATTGGTCAACCTGAAGTTAACCCTGCACAGATACACTCTAAAGAGCAGGTATCCCAAAAATTTGCATTAGGAAATGTAGCAAGGTCGACAGACGATAAAATCGGTGAAACGATTCCCCCTGCTTTTAACGTTGCAAGGTTGTCCGACAACTTGGAACTGCTTGTGGACGACCATTCCACCTGTGAGGTGGCAAACTACTCCCATATCTATAGAgattcttcgtcctcccaaaaaGACAGTAGTAGTAAACAGTCCCTCCCAGCCGTTACGAACCTCTCAGGTGGTTTAAGTCCATCTCAAGGGCATAACTTAAGAGACTGTGATTTGATGTCACAGAATGAAAAGGAAGAGTCTGATCGTGTGACCGAGTGCATGATTGTAGAGCCTTTACCCATCAAGTTTGAAGATGATTTTGCTACTAACCTGCATACTTCAGGTTGTCAAACAATATTTGTTGGCCACGGGCAAGCATTTACCCAAGATTTTTCAGGTTCCTTCCCAGCTTCCCAAGTTAAACTAGATGTTACACTTCAACAGTCTGATGTGTCAGGCCATGGGATTACCAAACATCATTCCCTCACAAAGGCAGAAATTTCAAAAGAAACTGACACCAAAGATGTCGATGCTGCTTACGTAACTGTACAGCATCAATCAGTTTGTAAATATTCAAGAAAGAGAAACAAAGAACAGCAGGAGGCTTGTTTGGAGAGCTTGAAGTTTCCAAAACGAAGTCCTTCACCCCCTGAAATCCAGGAGGAAATTGGGTCTGGAAGTAATAGCTCATCTATTTCGAAAATAGAACACTATGATCTAGAAATATCCAACTTTGGAATCATATCAACTCGTGTTTCGGACCCTTTGCAAAAAACACTTGAGAAATCAAGTCACTCCCCTGTTGAAGAAAGAAAAGCTAATTTAGTAAAAAAGGTAAATTCTAATATAACGGAAATATCTTCTCAAATTGCTAATTCCGGAAAAAGGCATTGTTGCCAATCTGAAGCAATTTGTAGCGCCATTGACTTGAGAATTTCAGAAGTGGTCCAAGAGCATTTAAAAAGAGCATTTCTTGGCAACAGTAGCAATCAAAATAGCCTCAGTCAAAGAGTAGTCTCTGATTGTGAAGACCAgagattaaaacaaataaatgcccTAATGCTAGATAACCCAAGTGACCGGGTGCTGGATCTGGCCAATAATGGCGAAGCAGCTCAAAAGAAACTGGGGCCTTCAGAACTAAAAACTCTTCCTACATTGCCAAAACTTGAGAGCGAACCAACTGACCATGGAATGTCAGGCTGCTGCACCAATGCCAACGCTGACAAAAATACACCAGACAGATTTGAGGATCATCTGTCAAAGAATGATCGTGCCAAAATAGTAGAGCGCCAATGTTGTTTACATCCTGCTGTGCCCTTGCCTTGCCAAAGAGTCATCCCCGAAGCGCCCTATCACATGGAAACCATGTCCAGTGTTAACTGCAGTCCCTCATGCAACCCACAATTACAAAAGGAAGCTGTGTACCCAGTAAAGTTGCCCTCTGATGGAGGTCTTTTTCCTCATGCCACAAAGGAAAATAAACCATCTGTCAAAGTGCAAGATCAGCACAGCAGTCCATGCTTGAATGACCATTGTCACGCCTGTGTGGACAATGGCGATTACGACACCACCAACAAATCCCAAGGTTGTCAGCACAAGGGTGACCAAGCTCAAGTCAAACATAAAGGGCCTTGTTTGAAAAATCAATCCGAAGAGAGCTTTGAGGtgttaaatgatgaaaaaagaaaaaatacaagtaatTGTAGATCTGAAATGATCCATGTTGGCACACAGTGTCATTCAAATCTTTTgcttaaaatgaataagtacAAAAGATTCAGGCGAACAAAAATAGTCtctccttcctcttcctctcctACATCATCATCAGAGGAAGATCAAACTTCTAGCAAACGGTCTTCTACTCAAGTGAAACCTGACACCCAAAGTGAAACCCCTATCAGAAGGTCTAATGCAGAGAGTTCCAAAGTGAACACTAAAGTGGAACTGATAAACGAGGTTAGACTTTTCAGGAAAAGACTCTCATTGCCTTCACATGCAATATCACCAAAGCCAAATAACTGCCAGAATGAAGTCAAATCTCAGGAATCCCAAATGAATTTTGTCTCTAGTGATATCAATCCATTCATGCATCAGTGGCAAGACAACTACCAGTCATGCTGCAAGAAAGCCTTCGGCAGTGCTACCGACTTGTCCCTCGACTTGTCTCCGCTTTTGAATGTCACTGAAAAACGTATTACTAGGTGCCACAGTGTCGAAAATGGCTTAAACAGGCAGAACTCTCCTTTCAATTCTCATTTGAGCACCTACGCTGCACACAAGGAGCTCTCCAGTACGCTTAGCAGCATCGAACAGGCAGTCAACACCACCTCGTCCAGTGGATTTGTTAACTCATCTGATCCAGAGTTGGCCCACTCTGTGGTGCAGAGAACCACAAATGAACATGGCATTCAAACCGAGCTAGTTCATCCAACCAATCCACAGATAAGGGAAAACCACAAAAGGATCCACACTGATGTCCCCAAGTGCCAGGTTCCAGTAAACGAGTCTCTGACGTGGGCCAGCATGGAAAACATGTCAGTGCACCTTTCAAAGCTTATCCACAGCACATCGGATCTGCTGGAAGATGTTCAAGTGTTGAGGATGGGTCACAATAGCAAGTTGAGTTCTCGATCGATCTCAAATATCAGCCTCGACTGCCCGAGTCAAACCGCCTTGGATGTCGGGGTCCAGACAGAAAGACTTCGGACGCCTGGAAACATGGAAGATCTTCAAAGGTCGAAATCCCACGAAGTCAATGTGACATTGAGAGTGATTGGTGCTGAAGTGGTTTCATCTGACAAGGACTCTCTCAGTTTGGTGAGAACTAAGACCGCTGATAAGGAAGACAGACCATTAAATTTCTTCCAAACCGGGACTGCTTACTTAAATCCACTGCCTGTTGTTCATCAAAAGCAGTTGAGATCACCTTTAATAAAGAAAACCTTGCCAGAGAAATTGCATCAGCATAACGACACTCCAGATAACTGGTGGATGCCAAACAGATGCCAAGAAAGCCAAACCCCTTTGGCCAGCAGTCCTCCAAAGCCTGCGACTACGTTCACAGATCGAGCATCGTCCCCAATTATCACTGTAGCTGTAAACCAAAGGTTGACGTTTGAACAAAGCGATCAGACTGGGCGCAACGGAGGCAAAAGCTTCCCTGAGTCCTCTTATAAGTCGGCAAAACTGAATCGTGACTTGTACTCTGGTAAGTCACTGGAGAACATGAGTGGAATCCGTGGTTTAGGACTGAAAGAGACTGGGAACTACTTGAAAACTTCATCAATGGAAAGAATCAGTGCTCCTCAAAATGGCAATGCCCATCCTCTGCCCAAAGGGCAAAGGAAAGCAGACAGTCAAGTCACCAAATTCAAAGGCATACCATCAACACACCCAGCCCAGCAAAGATCTCAAATGCAACCGTTCAGTAGCAACAGCGTCAGTACGTCCCCAGCGACATCTCTGACACCCAGTGAATGCAGCACCGATGTTTTGGTGAATTGTAAACCAATCGTCAGCATGGACACTGACAAACTCCCCGAGGATCTACCCTTGCATAATAAGTTCACCAACTGGTCCGGCATCAACGCGAGACTGTCTAGACATTCTACTTGTTCTGATGTGGCTGAGATGTCTACTTCCAACTCTGACACAAGATTAAGAGAAATCCAACATCTACGTCAGGAGAGGGAACAAGTGATGGCTTCTATCGGCCTTTGCGCCAACTCCACGCCGCTGAGCGTGGAGCTCACAGAGGCCAAACTGCACTATGGCCTGGGAGAAACGGACGCTCAACTCAAGATGCTGTCTCTAAGATTTACAGAGAGCCCCAAGGTGAACGCTTCAACTAGGACTCTTGGAAAACCACAACTCCAAGAGAG tcaccaTTTGAGTTTTGAGGGTTTCCGTGAAAGTTCCATTGAGCGTCCTCAGACGAGCCGCCGAGCCCGCAGCCTGAGCCCCAGCAGACGTCACTCCGGTAGCCCTCCGGCCACGCCCGACCGACAGTCCAAACCAGATTTCACTAA AACGCGAGTCCCCATGGGTAGCGATGGGACGTACCCATTGGACATCGAGCATATGCTGCGCGATTACGGCCGTGCTCGGGAGGAAGCCATGGGCGAGATCGCCAAAGCCAGGGAACGACTCCGCGAGAGGACTGAGCAGGAGAAGAGGAGGCTTCAGCAGCAGGCTTTATCTCCTGAGTCCAAG GTTGACCCGAGGCATGGAACCAGGATCAGCAACAGCACCTTGTGCACTGGATCCAGTTTGAGCCTGTCATCCGGACCCACATCAGGGTACAACAGCAGCAATACTTTACAGCTGCAACATGGCCACAAACTAAAACATGGAGAT ACCACAGCATTTCTGGAGGACAGTGAGAAAGTTGCGTCAAGAAGCTTTTTTTCAGCGAAAG ACATCCATATTGAGCCCCTGATGACGTCGTCACCGTCATCGCCCCCATCTTGTACTCGACGTCGCGCAGCTTCCTTTGGCTCCTCCTGCTCCTCGTTACCAACGAGCTATCAGGATGTCACTGCCGTGCTGATCAGCCGAGCTTTGGCTGAG GTCCGACTGGCCTCTTTTGGTGATTTGGGAAACCTGGTGAAGGGGAAAGCGTCTGCAGGCTGGAG ACACCAGGCAGAAGAGCGTGGCATCCAAGCCTACTACAGGGCGTCATCCAGCCCTTCCGCGCACGCCTTCTTAGTGGCTGCCGAGCTGGACGGACCCCCGGAACACCTGTGGGCCGTCCTTCGCCGACCCGGCAACGTTCAGTACTATCACCCATCCGTCCGTACGGCCCGCACGCGTCCACTAGATGACAGCACTCACTTGG TCTACATTTTAACCGACCCGTCCAACTGCCACCTCAACCGGTCACGAGACTTCTGCTGCATCAGCACAGAGTTGAAACAG GGAGACGACCACGTGCTGGCCATGCAGTCCGTTCTGGACGAGTCCCTCCCCCCTCCAAGCCCAGAGTCTGTCCGAGGTCATGTGATGCCCAGCTGTTGGCTCCTGCGGTCAATCAGATGCGGCAGTAGCCAGCGCGAGGTAACACGGGTGGTCTTCCTGCTGCAG ATTGACCTGGGCACGCCATCTTTCCTGCCACAAGAACTGGGAGATTTGGCCCGGAAGCAGGCGACCTTTGTGGCCGACCTCGCTAACGCAGTGGCCTTGTCATCAACTGTCCAGAATTGTGACTCTTCATTTTGCACctga